DNA sequence from the Pedobacter sp. W3I1 genome:
ATTTCAGCCCTCGGCCATTACGGAGATAAATAAATTAAACCGTTTTTACCTCGTCTTCACTATAATCCTTAATATCAGTAATATATCCGTTAATTAAAAGAAAATCAAATAATGGTTTGGCTTCTGGTGTAACGGGCATATTTTCTGTTGTAATTACCTGATTAGTCTTTTTATCCAGGAAAGGATAAGCAAACAACCGTACATTGGTATTAAACATATCGTTTACATAGCTTAATAACTGACCTGAATAGTTTTCGCCGGTAAAGTTTTTAGAGTTGAATACAAATTTTAAGTTGTTGATGTTTGTAGCTAAACCAACACTTTTAGGCTTGCACCTAGCCAAATATTTAGCCAAACGGTTGTGACGGGTAAAATTAGAAACGATAACTATATTTCCGGTATCGCACATTTCCTGGGCACGCTTAGCCACTGTTTCCAAATCGATATCATCTGGCGTTTCTTGTGCATCGGTTAAAACATTGGTTAACAAAACCTCTATCATTACCGCCAGATTTCCTTCTTCTACTTTGTTCGTACGCTTAAATTGATCGGTGGCTTTATTAAACAGATTAAAGTTAGGCAATGATTTCTGACCATATTTGGTCCTTAAAATCATGATATCCTTTTTGTACAAAAGGTCTTTAGCCTGACGAGGGTGTGCATCCGAATCGAAAATTGCTGCTGCTGAGAAATCTTTCATAATCATATACAGATTAAGCAAGATATTATCTACCCCTGGGAAAGCCGGTCCTTTAACCGAAATCAGATCGATTTCTACCGAACCTATGGTTAAATTATCAGCTAACGATTCTACCATCAGTTTTGGATCCTGATAATGGTAAAAAGCCGCATAAAGTAAGTTTACACCAATAATGCCCAAAACGCGTTGCTGCATGTTTACATCAGTATCCAGCAAACGCACATGGAAAAATATTTCGTTAGGCAGGCCACCGGGCTCATTTTGAAAACGGATTCCAACCCAGCCATGAGGCTCGTTGGTACGCTTGTAATTTAGGGTAGTTACAGTGTCTGCGAAGGCAAAAAAGGTACGACTTTCGTATTTTTCACCCGATAAACGTTCATTGAGCAAGCCAAATTCGTGATCGAGCATCTGCAAAAGGCGGTTCTGACTTACATAACGGCCATTGGCTTCTGCTCCATAAATGGCGTCACTAAAAGTCATATCATAAGCCGACATGGTTTTAGCAACGGTTCCAGATGCTGCACCAGCATTAAAAAAGTTCCGCGAAACTTCTTGCCCGGCTCCAATCTCGGCGAAAGTGCCGTAAATTCTTGGGTCAAGGTTTATTTTAAGTGCTTTGCGTTTCGTATCCAGAATTTCTCTCTCCATGCCGCAAAAGTACAAAAAATTGAGATTAAGCTAATTTTAAGAATGTAACTTAAAATCAATCTAAATACTTAAGCGACGGCAAAGCCCCGGAGTAATGTCATTTCGACTGAAGTGTAGTCCCGAATTTTCAGGAGAGAAATCTATATTTTAAATCTAATCAGCAGATTTCTCCACTTCGGTCGAAATGACGGGAACTATATAAAAAAATAAGGTTAATGCCATCCAGCATTAACCTTATAAAACCTAAACTATTATGAAACCTGCATCAACTATCCATCACATCTATCTCAAATTCACCTGATGCAAGCTTCATAACCTTAAAAAACCAAACTATTATGAAAAATCCTCTCTCGAGAAAATCTTTATTATGATACTACAATTTCTTTGTGTTGTAATTTAGCATCGTCTTTTTTGCTGATGTTGATTGATAAAATACCATCTTTATATTCGGCGGTAATATTATCACCATCAGCGCTATCTGGTAAATTAAATGACCTTGCAAATGAGCTATAATCAAATTCTTTACGTGTAAAATCTTTAGCTACCTGGGTTTCGTCTTTTTTAACTTCTGCCCAAACAGAAAGCATGTCTTTTTTTAAATTGATCTGAAAATCTTCTTTTTTCAAACCTGGAGCAGCCAACTCAATTACATATGAAGTTTCATTTTCGTAAATGTTCACATTTGGCGATTTATCAACCATTTTGTTTTTACTTACTGCATCGCTAAACAATGAATCAAAAACATTGTTAAAGTAAGGAGCTGTGTTACGGGTTCTGTTGTTAAAATTTACTAGTGTCATATCGCTTATTCTTTATTTTTAATTTTTAAATTGATAATACACCTTATTCAACTTACATACCAAAGCAAATATTTATGATTTTTAAGACATTTTGGCAAAAAAAATCCAAATCAAAAGACAAATTGGCAGAAATAAAGGGTTTTTCAGACAAATTCAACTATAAAACCAATATCCACCTGCGCTTTGTTGATTTCGATCTGATGGGGCATGTAAACAACTCGATCTACTTTACCTACCTGGAAATTGCCAGAGCAAAGTACTGGGAAGAAATTATAAAATGGGACTGGAAGAAAACAGGAATCGTAATTGCCCATGCAGAGCTAGATTACATTTTACCAATTGTAATGAACGATAAAATTGCCATCTATGTAAAAACATCCAGAATCGGTAACACGAGCTTTGATCTTGACTATCAAATAGTTAAAATAAAAGGAACTGAAGAAATAATATGCAGTAAAGGGAAAACAGTTTGCATTGCTGTTGATTATGCCACAGGTAAACCAACTGAAGTACCACAGGAGGAAAAGCAAAAAATGCTGGGTTTTGAGCAGTTAGAACAATAAAGTAAAATCGTCACCCTGAACTTGTTTCAGGGTCTTTTTACACTAAATTCGTCATCTCGACTGAAGCAACGCGAAATGGAGAGATCTCTAAAGATAGATTTCTCGACTGCGTTGCACTCCGCTCGAAATGACGACCTCTTTATGTGTGATTTAAGTGTTAGGGGTATCAGGCATAATTTTCCCAGGATTTAATATTCCCTTCGGATCGAAAACATTTTTAATACCTCTCATTAAATTCAAGTGAATTTCTGAATACTTAATGGGCATAAACTCTTTTTGAACCAAACCGATACCATGTTCGCCGGATAAAGTTCCGCCCAAAGCAGTGGTTAATTCGAATATTTCTGCAATACCGAACTTAAGTTTGTTTTTCCAGTCTTCATCACTCATTCCGGCCTTAATAATATTCACGTGCAGGTTTCCATCGCCTGCATGCCCGTAACAAACACTTTCGAAGCCATATTTGGTGCCAATTTCTTTTATACCATTAACGAGTTTAGGTAAAGCCGCACGTGGCACAACCGTATCTTCTTCTTTATACACCGAGTTGGATTTAACCGATTCGGCCATGGTTCTGCGCATCCGCCACAGTTCTTCTTTTTGAGCGGCAGTATCGGCAAACAATACTTCCGTACAACTGTGTTCTTCTAAAACGATATTGGTTTTCTCACAGTTTTTAAAAATATCGTCCAAATCATCTCCATCAAACTCAATCATCAATAATGCAGCAACATCATCTTTTAAATCGAACTTAATATCATCAAATTTAATTACCCATTCCACTCCTTTCCGCTCCATAAACTCTAAAGCCGATGGCGTTATCCCTGCCCTAAAAATTGCAGAAACCGCTGCGCATGCATGTTCATTCGTGCTAAAAGAGCCCATCATTAAAACCGATTGACTAGGTTTAGGCAATAATTTGGTAACGATTTTGGTAACAACACCCAAAGTACCTTCCGAACCGATCATCAGCTGGGTTAAATTATAACCTGATGCATATTTCAAGGTATTCGCACCTGTCCAAATGATATCTCCATTAGGCAAAACCACTTCGAGATTGAGGATATATTCACGTATCGTTCCATACTTCACTACTCTTGGTCCACCAGAACCATGGGCTACATTGCCACCAATAAAACAAGATCCTTTGCTGCTTGGATCAACGGGGTAAAGAAGTCCTTTTTCGGCCACAGCATTGATGAATTCTTCGGTAATTACGCCTGGCTCAACAGTTGCTTGTAGGTTTTCGGTATCAATATCCAAGATAGCTTTAAACTTTTCCATTGATAAAGAAACGCCACCATAAATGGGTAGAGCGGCACCACTTAAGCCCGTGCCACCACCACGCGGCGTTACCGGAACATGATGTGCGTTACAGATTTTAAGTAAAGCGGACACTTCTTCTGGAGAAGTCGGTTTCACTACAATTTCGGGCTGATAGCGTAAGTCTTCCGTTTCATCGTGACTGTATTTATCTAAACTTTCTACATCAGTAAAAATTTTATCTGCTCCTATTGCAGCCTTAATTTCTGCTAAAATTTCGGGATTGATCTTTGTAAAATTCATTTTATTTTGCTGATGTATACGATAATTTAACAAAAGAATGCCCAATTTGACCAGGCATGGGTGGATTTAGTTTTTTCATACTCACGTTAACCATTTCAACAAAAGGATACAATTCAATAACTTTCGAAATGATATTCTTCAAAACCGTTTCTAAAAGCTTTTGTGTGTGTTTCATTTCTTCTAGGATGATGTGATTCAGATCCTCATAATTAACTGTCTGTGCCAGTTCATCATCAAAACCCTGCGGCGTAAATTCTGTCACTAAATCTACAACAAAATGATTTCCAATAAGTTGCTCTT
Encoded proteins:
- a CDS encoding Hsp20/alpha crystallin family protein, which gives rise to MTLVNFNNRTRNTAPYFNNVFDSLFSDAVSKNKMVDKSPNVNIYENETSYVIELAAPGLKKEDFQINLKKDMLSVWAEVKKDETQVAKDFTRKEFDYSSFARSFNLPDSADGDNITAEYKDGILSINISKKDDAKLQHKEIVVS
- a CDS encoding nicotinamide mononucleotide adenylyltransferase, which translates into the protein MEREILDTKRKALKINLDPRIYGTFAEIGAGQEVSRNFFNAGAASGTVAKTMSAYDMTFSDAIYGAEANGRYVSQNRLLQMLDHEFGLLNERLSGEKYESRTFFAFADTVTTLNYKRTNEPHGWVGIRFQNEPGGLPNEIFFHVRLLDTDVNMQQRVLGIIGVNLLYAAFYHYQDPKLMVESLADNLTIGSVEIDLISVKGPAFPGVDNILLNLYMIMKDFSAAAIFDSDAHPRQAKDLLYKKDIMILRTKYGQKSLPNFNLFNKATDQFKRTNKVEEGNLAVMIEVLLTNVLTDAQETPDDIDLETVAKRAQEMCDTGNIVIVSNFTRHNRLAKYLARCKPKSVGLATNINNLKFVFNSKNFTGENYSGQLLSYVNDMFNTNVRLFAYPFLDKKTNQVITTENMPVTPEAKPLFDFLLINGYITDIKDYSEDEVKTV
- a CDS encoding acyl-CoA thioesterase; its protein translation is MAEIKGFSDKFNYKTNIHLRFVDFDLMGHVNNSIYFTYLEIARAKYWEEIIKWDWKKTGIVIAHAELDYILPIVMNDKIAIYVKTSRIGNTSFDLDYQIVKIKGTEEIICSKGKTVCIAVDYATGKPTEVPQEEKQKMLGFEQLEQ
- a CDS encoding FAD-binding oxidoreductase; amino-acid sequence: MNFTKINPEILAEIKAAIGADKIFTDVESLDKYSHDETEDLRYQPEIVVKPTSPEEVSALLKICNAHHVPVTPRGGGTGLSGAALPIYGGVSLSMEKFKAILDIDTENLQATVEPGVITEEFINAVAEKGLLYPVDPSSKGSCFIGGNVAHGSGGPRVVKYGTIREYILNLEVVLPNGDIIWTGANTLKYASGYNLTQLMIGSEGTLGVVTKIVTKLLPKPSQSVLMMGSFSTNEHACAAVSAIFRAGITPSALEFMERKGVEWVIKFDDIKFDLKDDVAALLMIEFDGDDLDDIFKNCEKTNIVLEEHSCTEVLFADTAAQKEELWRMRRTMAESVKSNSVYKEEDTVVPRAALPKLVNGIKEIGTKYGFESVCYGHAGDGNLHVNIIKAGMSDEDWKNKLKFGIAEIFELTTALGGTLSGEHGIGLVQKEFMPIKYSEIHLNLMRGIKNVFDPKGILNPGKIMPDTPNT
- a CDS encoding dihydroneopterin aldolase, encoding MSHFKQTVALKVKCFALHGYYPEEQLIGNHFVVDLVTEFTPQGFDDELAQTVNYEDLNHIILEEMKHTQKLLETVLKNIISKVIELYPFVEMVNVSMKKLNPPMPGQIGHSFVKLSYTSAK